The Moorena producens PAL-8-15-08-1 genomic interval TAGAAAGCGAAAGTAATCCTCAGACACAAGATAATAAACTAAACCGGGTGGATATTCTAGCTCTCAATAGTGCTGGGGAGTTATTGCTAGTAGAGGTGCAAAATAGTTCGGAAAATGATTACTTTCAGCGGATGTTATTTGGAGTTTCGACTCTGATTACCGAATATCTGGATAAAGGAGAGCCTTATAGTAAAGTCAAAAAGGTCTACTCCATTAATATAGTTGACTTTCCCCTCGGCCAAGGAGAAGATTACATATATCAGGGAAAGTTAGATTTTATTGGACGTCATATCCAGGACAGACTAGAGCCATCAAATCTCCAGAAGGAGTTGTTCAAAATTGAGCAGGTGTACCAGATATTTCCGGAATATTATATCTTGAGAGTCAAACAGTTTAATGATGTGACTAAAAACAGTTTGGATGAATGGATATATTTCCTGAAAAATAGTGAAATCAAGGAAGACTTCCAAGCCAGGGGATTAGCCCAAGCCAAAGAAAACCTGAGGATTGAGAGTCTACCTAATCAAGAAAAGGCAGCCTATCAGAAATATCTGGAAGATAAACGGTATGAAATTAGTATGCTAGAAGGGGCAGAGGCAGTCGGAGAATTAAGAGGCAGAGAAGAGGGGATAAAACAGGGTAGAGAAGAGGGGATAAAACAAGGGATAGAACAGGGCATAGAACAGGGCATTCAACAAGAACGTCGTGCTAGCTTGGAGCGAATACTTCAACTACGATTTGGAACAATTACTTCAGAGATATCTGAAACAATACAAGGCTTAGATATCCAACAATTGGATACCTTGATGGCAATGGCATTAACAGCTAGTTCTTTAGATGAGTTTAGCCAACATCTGCCGAATTAATGGCCAGGTGTTAAACTATAAGTCTAAAGGAAATTAAGTCGAGATGGCATAGTGCTTGTAGATAGCAAGACTAATCATGGCAGCAACACACATACGCTTTGACTGGGCGATCAAAAAACAACTGCGGGATAAAGCTAATTATGTTGTCCTTGAAGGCTTTATCAGCGAATTACTCGGGGAAGTGATTACCATTGAATCAATACTAGAAAGCGATGCAGAGGTGCGACCCGTGGCGAATTTAATTCGCCTACGGAAAACGCACCATTACGGTCTTGGGGTTTCCCCCATGAGCGACTGCATCAAGACAGTGAAAGTAATCCTCAGACACAAGACAATAAACTAAACCGGGTAGATATTCTAGCTCTCAATAGTGCGGGAGAGTTATTGCTAGTGGAGGTTCAAAATAGTTCGGAAAATGATTACTTTCAGCGGATGTTATTTGGAGTTTCGACTCTGATTACCGAATATCTGGATAAAGGAGAGCCTTATAGTCAAGTCAAAAAGGTCTACTCAATTAATATAGTTGACTTTCCCCTCGGCCAAGGAGAAGATTACATATATCAGGGAAAATTAGATTTTATTGGACGTCATATCCAGGACAGACTAGAGCCATCAAATCTCCAGAAGGAGTTGTTCAAAATAGAGCAGGTGTACCAGATATTTCCGGAATATTACATCTTGAGAGTCAAACAGTTTAATGATGTGACTAAAAACAGTTTGGATGAATGGATATATTTCCTGAAAAATAGTGAAATCAAGGAAGACTTCCAAGCCAGGGGATTAGCCCAAGCCAAAGAAAACCTGAGGATTGAGAATCTCCCTAATACAGAAAAGGCAGCCTATCAGAAATATCTGGAAGATAAACGGTATGAAATTAGTATGCTGGAAGGGGCAGAGGCAGTGGGAGAATTAAGAGGCAGAGAAGAAGGCAGAAAAGAAGGAATATTAGAAGGAATTCAACAAGAACGTCGTGCTAGCATAGAACGAATACTCCAACTACGATTTGGAACGATTCCTTCAGAGATATCTAAAACAATACAAGCCATAGATATCCAACAATTGGATACCTTGATGGCAAGGGCATTAACAGCTAGTTCTTTAGATGAGTTTAGCCAACATCTGCTTTAACCATTGACCCTACCCTAATAGGGATGCGAAGGGCGAACAACCTTTAACCCAACGACACCACAACTCCTAAACTTTCATTCCCAATCCTATCCACTGCTGACAAGGCATAAATTCCTGACTCTAGCGCTATCTCCAGCGTGGATGAATTCAGAATTTTGTACAACCTCCAAACCCCATCTTCTTGTCGATAAAGGGTCCAATAACAAGTTTCTCCATCACAAACTTTCTGCCAACTTAGCTTACCATCTCTTGCTCTAACATTACCTGGTGTCTTAGGTGGCTCAGTCTTTAACCACTCCATAGTAGGAACAACAGCAGGTTCAGAATAAATAGAGCTTTTGAACTGGTCAACCACCTCTAAACGATTTTCTGTGAATACTTTCATGCTATAGAAAATATTTCCTAGGGAGAGTTGAGACACTAGATCGCGGCTAATTTCAACTTGTTCTTCATACTCAGAAATCGGCCACTCTTCTCCATCTAACTTACTGAGTCTATTCCCAGAATAAATGTGTCGATTTTTAGGATTATTTTCTGTCCACCATTGGAGTAAAACCGGATAACTTTGGGCAGGAGGCTCAATGCGCCAGTAAAGTTGAGGAGCCATATAATCCACCCAGCCTTCTTCTAACCATTTTTTCGGGTCAGCATAGATAGCTTCATATTGATCTAATCCCTTAATTTGAGCAGGTTGTCCAGGACGATAAATTCCAAAGGGACTAATCCCAAATTTAACTTTTGGCTTAGTAGCTTTAATGCCAGTGTAGAGACGCTCAACCATCTTATTCACATTGTCCCTGCGCCAATCACCCAAACTCAGTTCACCCCCAGCTTCCTGATAAGCTTCATAGGTTTTTTGATCAGGAAAATCTTGATCTTTGATAGGATAAGGATAGAAATAGTCATCCAGATGAATCCCATCTACATCATAACGACCGACTACATCCAGAATCACGTTATAAGTCCAGTCCTGAACCGTTTTTACTCCTGGATCCATCCACAATTGTTTACCGTGTTGATAAACATAGTTTGAATGGGTAACGCTGATGTGAGGCTTGACTTTTGTAGAAACTTGTGATCCTGTTGCAGCGCGGAACGGGTTAAACCAGGCATGTAGTTCAATATTGCGCTTGTGACATTCTGCGATCGCAAACTCCAGCGGGTCATAAAACGGTTCTGGTCCTTGCCCTTGGGTACCTGTTAGCCATTCACTCCAAGGTTCTAATAATGATGCATATAAGGCATCTCCGGTCGGTCGTACCTGGAAAAACATAGCATTGAGGTTAAGTTCCTCAATCCGGTCAATAATCTCGATTAGTTCCTCTTGCTGTTTTTCTGCTGCTAGACCCTTTTGAGAGGGCCAGTCAATGTTCCAGACACTGGCAACCCAAACTCCCCGAAACTCTCGCTGATGGCTAACCTCCCTAGTGGTTTGGAAAGCAACCGTGTATTTTGAGTTTAGGTCTGGGAACTGACCCAAATACGCCAAAGCTTGATAGATAAACCCTGACACATCAGCACGAGTTGCCACTTGAGTGGGTCGCAGTCGGTTGGGATTGGGATAATTGACGATTATGTTAGCATCCGTAGCAGTAGCTATCCTGTCTCGGGCATAACCAGGAATTTTATCCACATCTTGATAGAGTTGAGGTAGCGCTATATTTACATCCGATATCTCACTCAAGGGAAGGTTCAACCCAGCTGCGATCGCTACCAAGGCTTCCACTCGAAGAAGATTAGCGTCTGGGCGGAAGCGATTACCAGGATAACCCGACATAAAGCCAGTTTCGTAAGCATATTGAATCGCCTGCTTTGCCCAGTGTTTCTGTGATACATCAATAAAGCTCGGAGCAGATCTTTGTTTTTCAGGTTGGGAAAAAGCGTTTTTTAATATGGCAGCAAACTGAGATCGATTCATGGGTAGATTAGGTCGGAATCTGCCATCAGGAAAACCGCTAATCATTCCCTGATTTGCTAAACCTTCAATAAATGGCTTTGCCCAGTGATTTTCCGTATCAGGGAAGCCAGTTTGAGAAGCTACCATAGTTTTATTGCGAGGCATATTGGGGGCTTAACCGCAATTTTAGCCGCAGTATTATAGCAAGTGGCAAATTAATACCAAGTTGCGTTTACAGATACCTTATTCACCGATGGGGAGATGGCCAGAGGTCGTGATGGCAGGGAATAACTATATTGAATACATGAAAAGTCCCTAGATCAGACAGAGTAATTGATGATCTGATTAGGAGCGATGGTAATAATGAGTGATTCAATAGTCTTGCTTTTGAGATCCGATCATCGGTGCCATCCCCTCATCCGATGATCTCCTCATCCAGTCATTGTCTGCTCGCGCTCGTTGCCATACTTAAGCAATGTCAGGAGGTAGATTGTTAGAATCTGACTTGGGTGCTGACCGGATTTGCTGTAGTTGAGCTTGTATTAAATTTCGTAGGTCCTCTCGAGAGACCTCTGAACCAACCGCTAAATTACCAGGTGTATCAAAGAAAACA includes:
- a CDS encoding PD-(D/E)XK nuclease family transposase, whose amino-acid sequence is MAATHIRFDWAIKKQLRDKANYVVLEGFISELLGEVITIESILESESNPQTQDNKLNRVDILALNSAGELLLVEVQNSSENDYFQRMLFGVSTLITEYLDKGEPYSKVKKVYSINIVDFPLGQGEDYIYQGKLDFIGRHIQDRLEPSNLQKELFKIEQVYQIFPEYYILRVKQFNDVTKNSLDEWIYFLKNSEIKEDFQARGLAQAKENLRIESLPNQEKAAYQKYLEDKRYEISMLEGAEAVGELRGREEGIKQGREEGIKQGIEQGIEQGIQQERRASLERILQLRFGTITSEISETIQGLDIQQLDTLMAMALTASSLDEFSQHLPN
- a CDS encoding PD-(D/E)XK nuclease family transposase, yielding MLALNSAGELLLVEVQNSSENDYFQRMLFGVSTLITEYLDKGEPYSQVKKVYSINIVDFPLGQGEDYIYQGKLDFIGRHIQDRLEPSNLQKELFKIEQVYQIFPEYYILRVKQFNDVTKNSLDEWIYFLKNSEIKEDFQARGLAQAKENLRIENLPNTEKAAYQKYLEDKRYEISMLEGAEAVGELRGREEGRKEGILEGIQQERRASIERILQLRFGTIPSEISKTIQAIDIQQLDTLMARALTASSLDEFSQHLL
- a CDS encoding glycoside hydrolase family 10 protein produces the protein MVASQTGFPDTENHWAKPFIEGLANQGMISGFPDGRFRPNLPMNRSQFAAILKNAFSQPEKQRSAPSFIDVSQKHWAKQAIQYAYETGFMSGYPGNRFRPDANLLRVEALVAIAAGLNLPLSEISDVNIALPQLYQDVDKIPGYARDRIATATDANIIVNYPNPNRLRPTQVATRADVSGFIYQALAYLGQFPDLNSKYTVAFQTTREVSHQREFRGVWVASVWNIDWPSQKGLAAEKQQEELIEIIDRIEELNLNAMFFQVRPTGDALYASLLEPWSEWLTGTQGQGPEPFYDPLEFAIAECHKRNIELHAWFNPFRAATGSQVSTKVKPHISVTHSNYVYQHGKQLWMDPGVKTVQDWTYNVILDVVGRYDVDGIHLDDYFYPYPIKDQDFPDQKTYEAYQEAGGELSLGDWRRDNVNKMVERLYTGIKATKPKVKFGISPFGIYRPGQPAQIKGLDQYEAIYADPKKWLEEGWVDYMAPQLYWRIEPPAQSYPVLLQWWTENNPKNRHIYSGNRLSKLDGEEWPISEYEEQVEISRDLVSQLSLGNIFYSMKVFTENRLEVVDQFKSSIYSEPAVVPTMEWLKTEPPKTPGNVRARDGKLSWQKVCDGETCYWTLYRQEDGVWRLYKILNSSTLEIALESGIYALSAVDRIGNESLGVVVSLG